The proteins below come from a single Sulfurimonas sp. C5 genomic window:
- a CDS encoding glycosyltransferase — protein sequence MKVSLIIAVYKDVQALELIFKSLALQTYKNFEVIVAEDGESSQMQECVEQARKNYTYEIKHTTQKDEGVRKARSQNNAILASSGEYLIFIDGDCILYSTFIAGHINTATKGSVLSGRRIDLNAQLSQKIRNGELESSDIEKNFFKKYFYLVFDKSVKYEQGVYINPTGWIYQFFLKHKKRTTAILGCNFSAWREDVITLNGFDEGYGESAVSDDMDWDWRFRAYGLEIRSCKNIANMMHLDHLAHNRGDASHQVVKMNKNRELGKYVCEKGLNTH from the coding sequence ATGAAAGTTAGTCTTATTATTGCAGTCTATAAAGATGTACAAGCTTTGGAACTTATTTTTAAAAGTCTTGCTTTGCAAACGTATAAAAATTTTGAAGTTATTGTTGCTGAAGACGGTGAATCATCACAAATGCAAGAGTGTGTAGAACAAGCTAGAAAAAATTATACCTATGAAATCAAGCATACAACTCAAAAAGATGAGGGAGTAAGAAAGGCTAGAAGCCAAAATAACGCAATTCTTGCCTCGTCTGGAGAATATTTGATTTTCATTGACGGTGACTGTATCTTATATTCAACTTTTATAGCTGGGCATATTAATACTGCAACTAAAGGCAGTGTACTTTCAGGTCGTCGTATTGATTTAAATGCACAGTTAAGTCAAAAAATTAGAAATGGTGAGTTGGAATCATCAGATATAGAAAAAAACTTTTTCAAAAAATATTTTTATTTAGTTTTTGATAAGTCAGTGAAATATGAACAAGGTGTATATATTAATCCGACAGGATGGATTTATCAGTTCTTTCTAAAGCATAAAAAACGTACAACTGCTATACTAGGGTGTAATTTTTCTGCTTGGAGAGAAGATGTAATCACTCTTAATGGTTTTGATGAAGGATATGGAGAATCAGCAGTATCTGATGATATGGATTGGGATTGGAGATTTCGTGCATATGGTTTAGAAATCAGATCATGTAAAAATATTGCGAACATGATGCATTTAGATCATTTGGCTCACAATAGGGGAGATGCTTCACATCAAGTTGTAAAAATGAATAAGAATAGAGAGTTAGGAAAGTATGTGTGTGAAAAAGGTTTAAACACACACTAA